A stretch of Streptomyces vietnamensis DNA encodes these proteins:
- a CDS encoding serine/threonine-protein kinase — MGGGELYCDTCGLAPVVAPGGMIGSTPTGMAVPGKGTGVGGSDSSSSRSSSRASSRASSRSSTSRRSVSGRLSRSLSGGSTGRSVSVRSSGSSTGQSARNRLGAGLVTIPEVPRPDPRAAVMENAEVPERKRFCSRSDCGAPVGRSRGDRPGRAEGFCTSCGHPYSFVPKLRAGDIVHGQYEVAGCLAHGGLGWVYLAVDRAVSDRWVVLKGLLDTGDQDAMAAAISERRFLAEIEHSNIVRIYNFVEHLDPRTGSLDGYIVMEYVGGKSLKEIANDRRTPDGRRDPLPVEQACAYGIEALEALGHLHSRNLLYCDFKVDNAIQTEDQLKLIDMGAVRRMDDDESAIYGTVGYQAPEVAEVGPSVASDLYTVARTLAVMTFDFQGYTNVFVDSLPDPEHIEVFRTYESYYRFLVRATDPDPARRFASAQEMAEQLTGVLREVVALQSGRPRPALSTLFGTEVRVTDTALFAELTEDVSLLGARGGRKRRGAAAGQALPGSVPGQARTAGAGAAPGAVSGAVPVAVPGAATAAGAPAGMATIPGAGLGPGVGLGASLAPLDAPATALALPVPRVDANDPNAGFLAGLAAAAPAELLGALQGAPAPSAELRLRTLRAQLELGDLPAAARTLAGLEERDPDDWRVVWYRGVASLVTGDHEHAALAFDAVYDAFPGEPAPKLALGICAEVLGQLDNAAEYYRLVWATDPSFVSAAFGLARVRLAAGDRTGAVQALESVPEASIHYTAARVAAVRARLRRRPAHEPLGADLTAAAAQVSALQGFGLDAVRRERLSTEVLGTALDWVLSGSPGAAPGGGALLLGSELDERGLRFGLERSYRVLARLAQRGEERIELVERANRFRPRTWV; from the coding sequence ATGGGAGGCGGCGAGCTGTACTGCGACACCTGCGGGCTCGCGCCGGTCGTCGCGCCCGGAGGCATGATCGGGTCGACGCCGACCGGGATGGCCGTGCCGGGGAAGGGGACGGGCGTCGGGGGGTCGGACTCGAGCTCCTCGCGGAGCAGCTCCCGCGCCTCCTCGCGCGCCTCGTCCCGGTCCTCGACCTCGCGCCGGTCGGTCTCCGGGCGGCTCTCGCGCTCGCTCTCCGGTGGCTCGACGGGCCGTTCGGTGTCGGTGCGCAGTTCGGGCTCGTCGACCGGGCAGTCCGCCCGGAACCGGCTGGGCGCGGGTCTGGTGACGATCCCCGAGGTGCCGCGCCCCGACCCGCGGGCCGCGGTGATGGAGAACGCCGAGGTTCCCGAGCGGAAGCGTTTCTGCTCCCGTTCGGACTGCGGGGCTCCGGTGGGCCGCTCGCGGGGCGACCGGCCGGGCCGTGCGGAGGGCTTCTGCACCTCGTGCGGGCACCCGTACTCCTTCGTGCCGAAGCTGCGGGCCGGGGACATCGTCCACGGCCAGTACGAGGTCGCGGGCTGCCTCGCGCACGGCGGGCTCGGCTGGGTCTACCTCGCGGTCGACCGGGCCGTCTCCGACCGGTGGGTGGTCCTCAAGGGCCTGCTCGACACCGGCGACCAGGACGCGATGGCCGCGGCGATCTCCGAACGCCGCTTCCTCGCCGAGATCGAGCACTCCAACATCGTCCGCATCTACAACTTCGTCGAGCACCTCGACCCGCGCACCGGCTCCCTGGACGGCTACATCGTCATGGAGTACGTCGGCGGCAAGTCGCTCAAGGAGATCGCCAACGACCGGCGGACCCCCGACGGCCGGCGCGACCCGCTGCCGGTGGAGCAGGCCTGCGCGTACGGCATCGAGGCCCTGGAGGCGCTCGGGCACCTGCACAGCAGGAACCTGCTGTACTGCGACTTCAAGGTCGACAACGCCATACAGACCGAGGACCAGCTGAAGCTCATCGACATGGGCGCGGTCCGGCGGATGGACGACGACGAGTCCGCGATCTACGGCACGGTCGGCTACCAGGCGCCGGAGGTGGCCGAGGTCGGCCCGTCGGTGGCCAGCGACCTGTACACGGTGGCGCGCACGCTCGCCGTGATGACCTTCGACTTCCAGGGCTACACGAACGTCTTCGTGGACTCGTTGCCCGACCCGGAGCACATCGAGGTCTTCCGGACGTACGAGTCGTACTACCGCTTCCTCGTCCGCGCCACCGACCCGGACCCGGCCCGCCGGTTCGCCTCCGCGCAGGAGATGGCGGAGCAGCTGACGGGCGTGCTGCGCGAGGTCGTGGCGCTCCAGTCGGGACGGCCGCGGCCGGCGCTCTCGACGCTGTTCGGCACGGAGGTGCGGGTCACGGACACCGCGCTGTTCGCCGAACTGACGGAGGACGTGTCGCTGTTGGGGGCGCGCGGGGGCCGCAAGCGGCGCGGGGCGGCGGCCGGTCAGGCGCTGCCCGGCTCCGTTCCGGGGCAGGCGCGGACCGCCGGGGCGGGGGCGGCGCCGGGCGCCGTCTCCGGTGCGGTGCCGGTCGCCGTTCCCGGTGCGGCGACCGCCGCCGGGGCGCCCGCCGGCATGGCCACGATTCCCGGCGCCGGGCTCGGCCCCGGCGTCGGGCTCGGCGCGTCGCTCGCGCCGCTCGACGCGCCCGCCACCGCGCTCGCGCTGCCCGTGCCGCGCGTCGACGCGAACGACCCCAACGCCGGTTTCCTCGCCGGTCTCGCGGCCGCCGCGCCTGCCGAGCTCCTCGGGGCGCTCCAGGGCGCGCCCGCGCCCTCCGCCGAGCTGCGGCTGCGCACCCTGCGGGCCCAGCTGGAGCTGGGCGATCTGCCCGCCGCCGCGCGGACCCTCGCCGGTCTGGAGGAGCGGGACCCGGACGACTGGCGGGTCGTCTGGTACCGGGGCGTCGCCTCCCTGGTGACCGGGGACCACGAGCACGCGGCCCTGGCCTTCGACGCGGTGTACGACGCCTTCCCCGGCGAACCGGCGCCGAAGCTGGCCCTCGGGATCTGCGCCGAGGTCCTCGGCCAGCTGGACAACGCCGCCGAGTACTACCGCCTGGTGTGGGCGACCGACCCGAGCTTCGTCAGCGCGGCCTTCGGGCTCGCCCGGGTGCGGCTCGCGGCGGGCGACCGCACCGGAGCCGTACAGGCCCTGGAGTCCGTACCGGAGGCGTCGATCCACTACACGGCGGCGCGGGTCGCGGCCGTACGGGCGCGGCTGCGGCGGCGCCCGGCACACGAGCCGCTCGGCGCCGACCTGACGGCGGCCGCGGCGCAGGTCTCCGCGCTCCAGGGCTTCGGTCTGGACGCGGTGCGCCGGGAGCGGCTTTCGACGGAGGTCCTCGGGACGGCCCTCGACTGGGTACTCTCCGGGAGTCCCGGTGCGGCACCGGGCGGCGGCGCGCTGCTGCTCGGAAGTGAACTGGACGAGCGCGGACTGCGCTTCGGCCTCGAACGCTCGTACCGGGTACTGGCCCGGCTCGCCCAGCGGGGCGAGGAGAGGATCGAACTGGTGGAGCGGGCCAACCGCTTCCGCCCCAGGACGTGGGTGTGA